In Pan troglodytes isolate AG18354 chromosome 21, NHGRI_mPanTro3-v2.0_pri, whole genome shotgun sequence, one genomic interval encodes:
- the GFRA4 gene encoding GDNF family receptor alpha-4 has product MVRCLGPALLLPLLLGSVSSVGGNRCVDAAEACTADARCQRLRSEYVAQCLGRAAQGGCPRARCRRALRRFFARGPPALTHALLFCPCAGPACAERRRQTFVPSCAFSGPGPAPPSCLEPLNFCERSRVCRPRLLAFQVSCTPAPSAPDGCLLDQGARCLRAYAGLVGTAVTPNYVDNVSARVAPWCDCGASGNLREDCEAFRGLFTRNRCLDGAIQAFASGWPPVLLDQLNPQGDPEHSLLQVSSTGRALERRSLLSILPVLALPALL; this is encoded by the exons ATGGTCCGCTGCCTGGGGCCTGCGCTGCTGCTGCCGCTGTTACTGG GGTCGGTGAGCTCGGTCGGAGGGAACCGATGTGTGGACGCGGCCGAAGCCTGCACGGCGGACGCGCGGTGCCAGCGTTTGCGCTCCGAGTATGTGGCGCAGTGCCTGGGCCGGGCAGCGCAGGGGGGCTGTCCCCGCGCCCGCTGCCGCCGGGCCCTGCGCCGCTTCTTCGCCCGCGGGCCGCCCGCGCTCACCCACGCACTGCTCTTCTGCCCGTGCGCGGGCCCCGCGTGCGCCGAGCGTCGGCGCCAGACCTTCGTGCCCTCCTGCGCCTTTTCGGGGCCCGGCCCCGCGCCGCCCTCCTGCCTTGAGCCCTTAAACTTCTGCGAGCGCAGCCGGGTCTGCAG GCCTCGCCTCCTGGCCTTTCAGGTCTCGTGCACCCCAGCGCCCAGCGCCCCCGACGGCTGCCTGCTGGACCAGGGCGCCCGCTGCCTGCGCGCCTACGCGGGCCTCGTGG GCACCGCCGTCACCCCTAACTACGTGGACAACGTGAGCGCGCGCGTGGCGCCCTGGTGCGACTGCGGAGCCAGCGGGAACCTGCGTGAGGACTGCGAAGCCTTCCGGGGGCTGTTTACAAGGAACCGCTGCTTGG ATGGTGCCATTCAGGCCTTTGCCAGCGGGTGGCCCCCAGTCCTGCTGGACCAGCTGAACCCCCAGGGAGACCCGGAGCACAGCCTCCTGCAG GTGTCCTCCACAGGCAGGGCCCTGGAGAGACGCTCCCTGCTCTCCATACTTCCTGTCCTGGCTCTCCCGGCCCTGCTCTGA